Proteins from one Candidatus Neomarinimicrobiota bacterium genomic window:
- a CDS encoding GAF domain-containing protein, whose amino-acid sequence MKETQQVLQSVLFDISKLLQIDQEPGEVFENVLRLTRQVIPFERSTLYLWDSRTEQLEQVASIGEEIELAQLFKFTRGSGMSAWTAHVKRPIILGDIRRNGTYDGETIHSFLSVPLMLNDSLIGVLNCGHPETNAFDDNDLARLQIVGSQIAGIVEHARSTIQLMEKNIELEQLNTELQETQSQLISSEKLATVGQMAVRLSHEVNNPLTIISGTLELLMGDIESSKDFTGNVDIKGQFKVIETQIKRIGDVLDKLVQLKSVQIEQYSSDGTNMLVLDPTHE is encoded by the coding sequence ATGAAGGAAACGCAGCAAGTATTACAATCTGTACTTTTTGACATATCCAAACTGCTTCAGATCGACCAGGAGCCGGGTGAGGTTTTTGAAAATGTATTACGGCTTACCCGGCAGGTTATCCCGTTTGAGCGGAGTACACTGTATCTCTGGGACAGCCGTACAGAGCAGCTGGAACAGGTAGCCTCCATCGGCGAAGAAATTGAGCTGGCCCAGCTGTTTAAATTTACCCGGGGATCGGGTATGTCCGCCTGGACCGCCCATGTGAAGCGGCCAATCATCCTGGGAGATATCCGCCGGAACGGAACATACGATGGCGAGACAATACATAGTTTTCTGAGTGTACCGCTGATGTTAAACGACTCCCTTATCGGGGTGCTAAATTGCGGACATCCTGAAACCAATGCCTTTGACGATAATGACCTGGCGCGTTTACAGATCGTTGGAAGTCAGATTGCCGGGATTGTGGAGCATGCGCGATCTACAATTCAGCTGATGGAAAAAAATATCGAGTTGGAGCAGCTGAACACCGAATTACAGGAAACACAGTCGCAACTAATCTCATCGGAAAAGTTGGCCACTGTGGGACAAATGGCTGTCCGTCTCAGCCATGAGGTCAATAATCCGCTTACGATTATCTCCGGTACCCTGGAATTGCTCATGGGGGATATTGAATCCTCTAAAGATTTCACAGGGAATGTCGATATTAAAGGGCAATTCAAGGTGATAGAAACGCAAATTAAGCGTATCGGAGATGTTTTGGACAAGCTGGTGCAGCTAAAATCTGTGCAGATCGAGCAATATTCGTCTGATGGGACGAACATGCTTGTCCTCGATCCTACCCATGAGTAA
- a CDS encoding PAS domain S-box protein produces the protein MSKPKILHIEDDPNIRELVTRVLEDEFEIAGASTGLEGIKAAQEFRPDLILMDLQLPSMSGYEATTRIHSIEELKDLPIVAVTGNNTEEEREKTLAAGCRGFIPKPIDLFALPEQISEYLSGKVEETTDEKRTEYFQQYSEELVKKLQDRIEALTEVNDEMKRLNRELQRRDQYIENMVDALWVVDRKDQTQDMNPALLDVLGYTADELISQPIYKYMDSESRKKYFTISIENLQHGIATQNELTFLTKEGDKIKALVSSQPVSSNEESDVEGYFHVLHDITQRKQLEFELRESEKKYRSLVNNSLIGIFRVTHRGRFSTVNPRLVEILGYDSEQELYGLGNILSLFKDRDDTKRLVERISRHPVINDEELTLLKKDGKEIVVLVNVQKVEDGLHGEPVYEGLVEDITEKRQLEISLRQANRELEVKNKINRIILAETELEKVLQHLIGNALQILEVDAAALYMYDKEHMTLRYGYGNGLQPDWLHHFRTIPVGESESHFLVESFMKNQAIVLKDLEPFLRDYKNNGSWRFTTKGTWIAMPIALNDKVLGIFLCAKYHSTPLSDQEFRTMEALSNQMAIGINHVNQIEDLNQSKKALEESFTELAKMNKFKDEFLANMSHELRTPLNSIIGFSEVLIDGLAGDVNEEQYEFLENILGSGQHLLSLINDILDMSKIRSGQMELMLEETDCQALIDELNQTLSGVIRGKQQEYIHEIDPEITTLSIDKKKIKQVLLNLLGNANKFTPKQGTIRLQIQPVTRDGTDYIQFAVSDTGIGIPEDERENIFDEFRQVDGSHSREYDGTGLGLPIAKKLVELHGGRIWVESEVNQGATFSFILPTDPDEIRFEPDSSEEIYAY, from the coding sequence ATGAGTAAACCGAAAATATTACATATAGAAGACGATCCCAACATCCGGGAACTTGTGACCCGGGTGCTGGAAGATGAGTTCGAAATTGCGGGAGCCTCGACCGGGTTGGAGGGGATTAAAGCGGCGCAGGAGTTTCGCCCCGATCTCATCCTGATGGATCTTCAGCTTCCCAGTATGAGCGGATACGAAGCCACGACAAGAATTCATTCCATTGAAGAGCTCAAGGATTTGCCGATTGTTGCTGTCACAGGCAATAATACGGAAGAAGAGCGCGAAAAGACGCTCGCGGCCGGCTGCCGGGGATTCATCCCGAAACCCATCGACCTGTTCGCGCTCCCGGAGCAAATATCCGAATACCTGTCCGGAAAGGTGGAGGAGACCACTGACGAAAAGCGCACGGAGTATTTCCAACAGTATAGCGAAGAGTTGGTGAAGAAACTTCAGGATCGTATTGAGGCGCTTACCGAAGTCAACGACGAGATGAAGCGCCTGAACCGGGAGCTCCAGCGCCGGGATCAATATATCGAAAATATGGTTGATGCCCTCTGGGTGGTTGATCGGAAGGACCAAACCCAGGATATGAATCCCGCATTGCTGGATGTGCTGGGCTACACAGCTGATGAGCTGATTTCCCAGCCGATCTACAAGTATATGGATTCGGAAAGCCGGAAAAAATATTTCACCATTTCCATCGAAAATCTCCAGCATGGCATCGCAACGCAAAACGAGCTCACCTTCCTGACCAAAGAAGGGGATAAAATCAAGGCGCTGGTCAGCAGCCAGCCCGTTTCGTCCAATGAAGAGAGTGATGTGGAGGGATATTTTCATGTGCTCCACGATATCACCCAGCGGAAGCAACTGGAATTTGAACTCCGGGAGTCAGAAAAAAAGTACCGCTCGCTGGTCAATAATTCGCTTATTGGCATTTTTCGGGTGACGCACCGGGGGCGCTTTTCCACGGTGAATCCCCGCCTGGTTGAAATCCTCGGATACGATTCCGAACAGGAGTTATACGGTTTGGGCAACATCCTGTCGTTATTCAAGGACCGTGACGACACTAAGCGACTGGTCGAGCGGATTAGTCGTCATCCTGTGATTAATGATGAAGAGTTGACGCTGCTGAAAAAGGACGGGAAAGAAATTGTTGTACTGGTCAACGTCCAAAAGGTAGAGGATGGGCTCCACGGAGAGCCAGTGTACGAAGGATTAGTCGAGGATATTACCGAAAAGCGTCAGCTGGAGATCTCCCTGCGCCAGGCAAACCGGGAATTAGAAGTCAAAAATAAGATCAACCGGATCATTCTGGCGGAGACGGAACTGGAAAAGGTGCTCCAGCACCTTATCGGAAATGCGCTGCAGATCCTGGAGGTCGACGCGGCTGCACTCTATATGTATGACAAGGAGCACATGACTCTCCGGTATGGATACGGAAACGGTCTGCAACCGGATTGGCTTCACCATTTTCGCACAATTCCGGTGGGTGAATCCGAGTCCCATTTCCTTGTGGAATCGTTTATGAAAAACCAGGCGATTGTGTTAAAAGACCTGGAGCCATTTCTCAGAGATTACAAGAATAATGGCAGTTGGCGGTTTACCACAAAAGGTACCTGGATTGCCATGCCTATTGCTTTAAATGATAAGGTGCTCGGCATCTTTCTGTGTGCGAAATACCATTCCACCCCTCTGAGCGATCAGGAATTTCGCACCATGGAAGCCCTGAGCAATCAGATGGCCATCGGTATTAACCATGTCAATCAGATCGAGGATTTGAATCAGTCGAAAAAGGCGCTGGAAGAATCCTTTACCGAACTGGCCAAGATGAACAAATTTAAAGACGAATTCCTGGCAAATATGAGCCATGAGCTCCGGACACCGCTAAACTCCATCATTGGATTCAGTGAAGTCCTTATCGACGGGCTAGCAGGTGATGTCAACGAGGAACAGTATGAATTTCTGGAGAATATTCTTGGCAGTGGTCAGCACCTGTTATCGTTGATTAATGATATTTTGGATATGTCCAAGATTCGGTCCGGCCAGATGGAATTGATGCTGGAGGAGACGGACTGTCAGGCGCTTATCGATGAGTTGAATCAGACGCTCTCCGGTGTTATCCGCGGCAAACAGCAGGAATATATTCATGAGATCGATCCCGAAATAACGACACTGAGTATCGATAAAAAGAAAATAAAGCAGGTATTGCTGAATCTCCTTGGGAACGCCAACAAATTCACCCCGAAACAAGGGACAATCCGTCTTCAAATACAGCCGGTCACCAGAGATGGTACCGATTACATTCAGTTCGCTGTTTCAGATACCGGTATTGGGATTCCGGAGGATGAACGGGAAAATATTTTTGACGAGTTCCGGCAGGTGGACGGCTCCCACAGCCGGGAATACGATGGTACCGGCCTCGGGCTTCCCATTGCAAAGAAATTGGTAGAATTGCACGGCGGGCGAATTTGGGTGGAGAGCGAAGTGAATCAGGGCGCAACATTTTCCTTCATTTTACCCACAGATCCCGATGAGATTCGGTTTGAACCAGATTCATCTGAGGAAATATATGCCTATTGA
- a CDS encoding response regulator encodes MPIEIMLVEDNVMNSRLTQKVLESAGITVHLYDSAEAALEVLQKVHPQLILLDLQLPGISGYDFARQVRRIDGFQSTPLVAISANVREEDKTKAREAGCDGFIGKPINTRTLASDIKQYLE; translated from the coding sequence ATGCCTATTGAGATAATGCTGGTGGAGGACAATGTAATGAACTCGCGCCTGACCCAAAAAGTGCTGGAATCCGCCGGTATTACCGTACATCTGTATGACAGTGCAGAAGCGGCATTGGAGGTCTTGCAAAAAGTTCATCCCCAGTTGATCCTGCTTGATCTCCAGCTTCCCGGGATCAGCGGCTATGACTTTGCCCGCCAGGTCCGCCGGATTGACGGATTTCAATCAACACCGCTGGTGGCGATTTCTGCCAATGTCAGAGAAGAGGATAAAACCAAGGCCCGGGAAGCCGGTTGTGATGGATTTATTGGAAAACCGATTAACACCCGGACTCTGGCAAGCGATATTAAACAATACCTCGAATAA
- a CDS encoding response regulator → MKPVILTIDDDPIVRKLVNKAMQSLNCSSVEVPSGIEGLNYLEKHHPQLILLDIMMPVLNGFEVLKKIKAHREWRSIPIIMFSAVSEEKRVKEALELGATDYLLKPFRLRTVQEKVKQIVENPTKSRRARVRAEKLTGAAGNRPGMVMVVSTNDQTRNRLFRLFRKRGIRLVHADGAIEGLRLLGSSTPDMIIIDKNLNLFTGPEFEEKVRQNSSWKTIPMIGISETTNGFKNSLSLNTDDTDILNRIEKLWQERYEANGDVGESGGAKVTNYRLLYMTETESAEKWIRNRIGEAYNTKLVDNSTDLIGDILTWKPDFILMNYDELKDDVKGILKRCHTALRGSSMPFYLFSREAMAEHQVQGLKNAGFEEVVVYDDTNVDLVQLLDERFGVNMIEEIQEDTYVHLKRRPMKNNLAGREILHRIVNKRKDGFQKFIVDYRKVDSVEFEELQYLGQVTNYQTRFGVRMCIVSQSEKITETFHSFQETAGVKVFNTMKEATDFLK, encoded by the coding sequence ATGAAGCCTGTTATCCTTACCATCGATGACGACCCAATTGTCCGGAAGCTCGTGAACAAGGCAATGCAATCGCTGAATTGTTCCAGCGTTGAGGTCCCCAGCGGTATCGAAGGGCTGAATTATCTGGAAAAACATCATCCGCAGCTCATTCTTTTGGATATTATGATGCCGGTACTCAATGGTTTTGAGGTCCTGAAGAAAATTAAAGCCCACCGGGAATGGCGTTCCATCCCGATCATAATGTTTTCGGCAGTCTCTGAGGAAAAACGGGTGAAAGAAGCTTTGGAACTCGGTGCAACGGATTATCTCCTCAAACCATTTCGTCTCAGGACGGTGCAGGAAAAAGTGAAACAAATAGTCGAAAATCCGACCAAGTCACGCCGGGCAAGGGTCAGGGCGGAAAAATTGACAGGAGCTGCCGGGAACCGGCCAGGTATGGTGATGGTTGTTTCGACAAACGATCAAACCCGCAACCGATTATTTCGACTGTTCCGAAAACGGGGTATCAGGCTAGTGCATGCTGATGGAGCTATCGAAGGGCTCCGGCTACTTGGTTCAAGTACTCCGGATATGATCATTATTGATAAAAATCTCAACCTATTTACCGGTCCGGAATTCGAGGAAAAGGTTCGGCAGAACTCGTCCTGGAAAACAATTCCGATGATCGGGATTTCCGAAACCACGAACGGGTTTAAAAATTCGCTTAGCCTCAACACGGATGACACCGACATCCTCAACAGAATTGAAAAACTCTGGCAGGAAAGATATGAGGCAAACGGGGATGTTGGAGAATCCGGCGGCGCCAAAGTCACCAATTATCGACTACTCTACATGACCGAGACGGAATCCGCAGAAAAATGGATACGGAACAGGATCGGGGAAGCTTACAATACCAAGTTGGTGGACAACAGCACGGATCTCATCGGTGATATTCTTACCTGGAAGCCAGATTTTATCCTGATGAATTATGACGAATTGAAGGACGATGTGAAAGGTATTCTGAAACGCTGCCATACAGCGCTTAGGGGGTCCTCCATGCCGTTTTACCTGTTTTCCAGAGAGGCAATGGCGGAGCACCAGGTGCAGGGATTAAAGAATGCCGGCTTTGAAGAAGTCGTTGTATATGATGATACGAACGTTGACCTGGTTCAACTCCTGGATGAACGGTTTGGCGTCAATATGATTGAGGAGATCCAGGAAGACACCTATGTCCACCTGAAGCGCCGGCCAATGAAGAACAACCTGGCGGGCCGGGAAATTCTGCACCGGATTGTGAATAAGCGGAAGGATGGTTTCCAAAAGTTTATCGTCGATTATAGGAAAGTCGATTCTGTCGAGTTCGAGGAACTGCAGTACCTTGGTCAGGTCACCAATTACCAAACCCGGTTTGGTGTTCGTATGTGTATTGTGAGTCAGTCGGAAAAAATTACGGAAACGTTTCATTCATTTCAGGAAACCGCCGGGGTGAAAGTTTTTAATACGATGAAGGAAGCAACAGACTTTCTGAAATAG
- a CDS encoding flagellar hook-basal body protein — translation MKQVLAATSNMLARIRELEITANNISNVNTPGYKRDQYFANILEDAQQATGANQTATDKAGLKMVERNIVDLSQGSLHKTGNPLDLGINGKGFFVIQDEDAGDLYTRNGSFQVNDEGYLTTSSGKRVLGDGGEIYLENGEVRISKEGNISVNGDLIDKLRLVLPEEGTDIIKLGNSEYQFEAQPVNSEEDHGVLVQGFLEQSNVNPISAIVKLVALQRDFDSNQKMVQSFDDINKVSANDVGRI, via the coding sequence ATGAAGCAAGTCTTGGCTGCAACATCAAATATGCTCGCCAGGATTCGGGAACTGGAAATTACCGCAAACAATATTTCCAACGTCAATACGCCAGGATATAAGCGGGATCAATATTTTGCCAATATCCTGGAGGATGCGCAACAGGCAACCGGCGCCAATCAAACCGCAACCGATAAAGCCGGATTAAAGATGGTTGAGCGCAATATCGTCGACTTGTCCCAGGGATCCCTTCATAAAACCGGAAACCCGCTTGATTTGGGTATCAATGGGAAAGGCTTTTTTGTGATCCAGGATGAGGACGCCGGAGATCTGTATACGCGGAATGGCAGCTTTCAGGTGAATGATGAAGGATATCTCACAACAAGTTCCGGGAAGCGAGTGCTAGGCGATGGGGGCGAAATATACCTGGAAAACGGCGAGGTTCGGATTTCAAAAGAGGGAAATATTTCCGTCAACGGGGATCTGATTGACAAGCTTCGACTGGTGTTGCCGGAGGAGGGAACAGACATCATCAAATTAGGAAACAGTGAATACCAATTCGAAGCTCAGCCGGTGAATTCCGAAGAGGACCACGGGGTACTCGTTCAGGGATTCCTGGAGCAAAGCAACGTCAATCCTATCTCAGCCATAGTAAAATTGGTTGCATTGCAACGGGATTTTGACTCGAATCAGAAGATGGTTCAGTCGTTTGATGATATTAATAAAGTGTCCGCCAACGATGTGGGCCGAATTTAA
- the flgG gene encoding flagellar basal-body rod protein FlgG, giving the protein MIRALKTASTGMSAQKNYIDVIANNLANVNTTGYKRSSIEFQDLLYETLRTTGVADDLQRYTPTQLQVGYGTRPIATQKSFAQGEMRQTDNPLDVAIQGRGFIQVSLPDGSNGYTRDGSLKLSSDGTLVTSEGYKVEPNIVIPREATNVSIGKTGTVSVLVPGDPEPIGLGQINLATFMNPAGLENMGGNMYKETAATGQPEILPPGENNTGVLLQGYLEAANVDVVNEMVEMIMAQRAYEINSKVITTAEQMLATINNLKR; this is encoded by the coding sequence ATGATACGAGCACTGAAAACCGCATCCACAGGGATGTCTGCTCAAAAAAACTATATCGATGTTATAGCCAACAACCTGGCGAATGTGAACACAACGGGATACAAACGATCGTCCATTGAATTCCAGGATCTGTTGTACGAGACCTTGCGGACGACGGGTGTTGCCGATGATCTCCAGCGGTACACGCCAACACAGCTTCAGGTTGGGTATGGTACCAGACCAATTGCCACGCAAAAGAGTTTCGCCCAGGGAGAAATGCGGCAGACCGACAATCCGCTGGACGTGGCCATTCAGGGGCGGGGATTTATCCAGGTGTCGTTGCCGGACGGGAGTAACGGATACACGCGGGACGGAAGTCTCAAACTGTCGAGTGACGGGACGCTGGTGACCTCGGAGGGCTATAAAGTAGAGCCAAATATTGTGATTCCCAGGGAAGCCACCAACGTTAGTATCGGCAAAACCGGGACCGTGAGCGTACTGGTACCCGGCGATCCGGAACCTATCGGGCTTGGACAAATCAATCTGGCAACCTTTATGAATCCCGCCGGGCTGGAGAATATGGGTGGAAACATGTATAAGGAGACTGCCGCGACAGGACAGCCGGAAATTTTACCACCCGGGGAAAATAATACCGGTGTGCTGCTCCAGGGATATCTGGAGGCAGCCAATGTGGATGTGGTCAATGAAATGGTTGAGATGATTATGGCCCAGCGGGCCTATGAAATTAATTCCAAGGTTATTACAACAGCTGAGCAGATGCTGGCAACCATTAACAACCTGAAGAGATAG
- the flgA gene encoding flagellar basal body P-ring formation chaperone FlgA — translation MKSSTVLLGEVFSVSPVSSPLADQVKKITLIELRNPGNDQQIYEYQVIKQLKTHSLENHVKIDANFPITIESDARALSGADMKPFIDRYLQSRKDPGQERSVRWAYIREPQITVFPEGDFTVHFTRQGPIRPGRFALSGSVINGGYQKAFSLLLDIKITQHVFIAASDIPRGEMITDTNTLREPRSLGLRESQYAITSIEPEIGLQARRNIRKGDVVVSTMVRKRQVISSGQTVQVVLRHGNITVQSYGRAVDSGALTEQIRVKERQSGKIVTGTVINPSTIQIQTMQNL, via the coding sequence GTGAAATCATCAACTGTTTTGCTTGGTGAAGTATTTTCTGTATCCCCAGTGAGTTCTCCACTTGCTGACCAGGTGAAAAAGATCACCCTTATTGAATTGCGAAATCCCGGTAACGACCAACAAATATATGAGTACCAGGTGATTAAGCAGCTCAAAACCCATAGCCTGGAAAACCATGTCAAAATAGATGCCAATTTTCCTATTACCATAGAATCTGATGCCCGGGCCCTTTCCGGCGCCGACATGAAACCATTCATTGACAGGTATCTCCAGTCGAGAAAAGATCCAGGTCAGGAACGCAGCGTTAGGTGGGCGTACATCCGGGAGCCGCAAATCACTGTATTCCCGGAAGGTGACTTCACGGTCCATTTCACCCGTCAGGGGCCGATACGCCCAGGGCGTTTTGCACTGTCAGGCTCGGTTATCAATGGTGGATATCAAAAAGCCTTTTCACTCCTCCTGGACATTAAAATCACCCAACACGTTTTTATTGCAGCCAGCGATATCCCGCGTGGCGAGATGATTACAGATACAAATACCCTGCGGGAGCCACGATCCCTGGGACTACGTGAATCGCAATACGCGATTACATCAATTGAGCCCGAAATCGGTCTCCAGGCGCGAAGGAATATCCGAAAGGGTGACGTGGTGGTTTCAACCATGGTACGGAAGCGACAGGTGATTTCCTCCGGACAGACGGTACAGGTAGTACTTCGACACGGCAACATTACGGTACAAAGTTACGGACGGGCGGTGGATTCAGGTGCACTGACTGAACAAATCAGAGTAAAAGAGCGCCAGAGCGGGAAAATCGTCACCGGCACTGTGATTAATCCTTCAACAATCCAAATCCAAACCATGCAAAACCTATGA